A region of the Parafrankia discariae genome:
ACCTGACGGCGGCGCTCGGACGAAGGGGACAAGGGGGAGCACGCGGGCGGGGGCACCGGAGAACCGTGCCCTTAAAGTCGATCGGGAAAGTGAAGATTGCGGCACGGCGCCGCCCTCGGGGATCTATCGTGTGCCGTAGGGAGCGTCTCGGGCGGGCGTGAACGGGCGGGCGGGCCCGGCCCGGCTCCCGCCGGCCGACGGCCTCGACGCGTCGGTCAGACGGCCGGTGGCCTGACGTGACAGAGCGCGCTCGCCGTCCGCCGCAGATCGACGTGGCGCCGCTGCGCCGCACGCAGGCCCGAGGTCATGTTCGCAGACTGACCGAACCGAGCGAGGGTGTCAACAGGGGATAAACCAGTGACTACATCGCCACATAACGGCAGCATGCCACCCATACTCACGTGTTAACGTCGAGGTCGTCACTCCATCAGGGCATGAGCTCCAGCAGGCATCGAGCCGCGCGGGCATCAGGTCGCGCGGGTTTTCGAGTCATGCGGGCATCGAGCCGTGCCTCCTCCGGCATCCCCCGGTACGTCAGGAGGTGCGTCCCAGTGGGTCGGGTCGACCCGATGAACGCGTTCGACCGCAGCGCGGGCAGCCTGTGCCTCGATTTCGTCGCGACCATGCGCGACAGCTCGGACCAGCTGGTCGAGATGCTCTCGACACCCGGCGACCTCGCCGCCTGGTTCGACCTGACCGGTCTGCCCGTCCCCGCCGGCGGGCTCACCGCGCAGGACCTGGACGCCGCGCAGGCCCTGCGGGCCGCCGTCAACGCCGTGACCCGCGCGCTGATCGCCGGCCAACAGCCGGGCGCGGACGACATCCGGCTCATCAACACCACCGGTCAGCACCGGACACCCGTCTTCTTCCTCGGCGCGACCGGGCGGTCCCGGATCGCCGCCGCGGAACCGGACACCGCGGCCACCTTCTCCGTGATCGCCCGCGACACGATCAATCTCCTGTCCGGTGCCGATCTCGAACGTGTCCGGGCCTGCTCGGGGTGCGCCGCGCTGTTCTTCGACCGCTCCCCCTCCGGCCAACGGCGCTGGTGTTCGATGCGCCGCTGCGGCGAGAAGGCCGCCTCGGCCAACTACCGGCGCAGGTTGGCCGCCCGTTCCTGAACGCTCCCGGAGTCCGGAGTCCGGAGTCCAAAGTCGGTGGAGGTCGAATGCCCACGAAGCCGCCCGACCCGACAGCCGGCCCGGCGCCCGGCCCGGCGCCCGACGGCTTTCACGGGAGGCTGCACCGGGTCACGCCCGTCGGCCTCTCCTCGCGCACCGCCCAGACCGAGGGCATGCGCCGGGTCGAGGCGCTCTCCGGCGCGACCGTCGGATCCGTCGATCTCTGGATGGGGCAGACGCACGTCGCCGCGGCCACCTTGTCGGCCAACCACCACCACGGCCGTTCCGAGACCGGCATCTACGTCGTGCGGGGCCACCCCGGTTTCGTGTTCCTGGACGACGGCGAGGAGGTCCGAATCGACACCAGCCCCGGCGACTACATCTACGTGCCGCCGTGGGTGCCGCACCGCGAGGAGAACCTCGACCCCGACGAGGAGGCCGTCGTCGTGATCGCCCGCACCACGCAGGAGGCCATCGTGGTCAACCTCCCGGATCTGCGCTGGGTGGGACCGGTCGCGACCGCCCCCGTGTCGCCGGCCCGCCGCGAGTGGCACACCTACTGACGGGGACCCACCGGCTGACAAGACCTACCGGCCGGTCGCGACCGCCGCGTCGACCGTCTCCGCGGCCGCCGCGACGACGAACGGGACCCCCGCGTACGCGCAGGCGAGCGCCACCCCGACGGTCCCGACCTTGTTCGCCACGTCGCCGTTCGCGGCGATCCGGTCCGCACCGCGCGCCGTCCGCCGAGGCGCCGCTGCATGCCAGGATCGCGCGGCTCACCGGGGCGGGCGCCGTCATCCACGTCCACGCCCTGGCGCCGGTCGTCGCCGCCGGCCGGTGGCCGGAGGGATGGAGTTCTTCGACCTGGAGATGCTCAAGGCACTGGGCCGCCGCGCCGAAGACGATCGCGTCCGCCTGCCGGTGATCGCCAACAGCCAGGACATGGCGGTGCTGGGCGACCGGTTCGAGGCGGTGTGGCGGCCGGACCTGCTCCCGGCGGTGGTCGTGGCCGACCACGGGCTGTACGGCTGGGGCAACGACCTGCCGAGCGCCCGCCGGCACGTCGAGGCCGTGCAGTGGCTCGTGGAGTGGGCGCTGGAGAGCCGGTCGTAGCTCGGGCGCGGGCCGTCCTCAGGCCCGCGCGGCGCTCAGGTCCCGTTTGAGGACCCGTTTGAGGATCTTGCCGGTCGGGCCTTTGGGTAATTCGGGCAGCACCCGGATGTCACGGGGGTACTTGTAGGGGGCGAGCCGCTCCCTACAGTGCGCCGTGAGCTGCTCGGGCCGGGTCCGCGCGCCCGACCGCAGGACGACGAACGCGACGACCTCCTCGCCGAGCCGGTCGTCGGGCCGGCCGAGCACGGCCGCCTCGACCACGTCCGGGTGCTCGTAGAGCACCTCCTCCACCTCCCGCGGGTAGACGTTGTAGCCGCCGCGGATCACCAGGTCCTTCAGCCGGTCCACGACGAAGAAGTAGCCCTCGTCGTCCTGATAGCCGAGGTCGCCGGTGTGGAACCAGCCGTCGCGGATCGCCTGCGCGGTGTCCGCGGGCCGCTTGTAGTAGCCCTTCATCACGCTGTGGCCGCGGATCACGATCTCACCGACGTGCCCGGGGCCGCGGGACAGCTCCACCCCGTCGTCCCCGACCACCTTCGCCTCGACACCCCAGACCGACCGGCCGATCGAGAGCACCTTGCGCCGCTCGGCGTCGACGTTGAAGGTGGCGGTGGCGGCCGTCTCCGAGAGTCCGTAGCCCTCGAGGATCACCGCGCCGGGGAACTTCTCCTCGAACGCCCGGATCACCGCGCCGGGGATCGACGCGCCCCCGCAGATCACCCCGCGCAGCGAGGTCAGGTCGCGGCCGGCGGTGTCGTGCTGGAGCAGCGCGACGTACATGGTGGGGACACCGGCGAAGGTCGTGCAGTGGTGTCTCTCGATCGCGCTCACCACCGCCTCGGTCTCGAAGCGGGGCAGCAGCACCAGGGAGGCGCCGTACCGGACGAAGACGTTGAGCACGCTGCACAGCCCGAACACGTGGAACAGCGGCAGCACCGCGACGCCGGTGTCGTCGGGGCCCATGCCGAAGATCTCCCCGGCGACGGTGCACCCCAGGTAGAGCTGGAAGTGGGTGAGTTCGGCGCCCTTGGGCCGGCCGGTGGTGCCGCTGGTGTACAGCAGCACCGCGGTGTCGTCGGCCGAGGTCGGGTGGATGTCACCGGTGTCCCCGGCCGCGAGGAGTTCGGCGAAGGACCGGGTGCCCTCGGGAGGCGGGGCGCCGGAGACGCTGACGACGTAGGACGGTACGTCGCCGGCCGCACGCGCACCGGCCAGGGCGGTCTCGGTGAACCGTTCGAAGGTGATCAGGATCCTCGCGTCGCTGTCGTTCAGGTGGTAGGCGACCTCGGGACCGATGAGCAGCGGGTTGAGCGGAACCATCGTGAGGCCCGCCTTGAGGATGCCGAAGTAGCTGATCAGGAACTGCGGCAGGTTGGGTAGTTGAACCGCGACCTTGTCACCGGGTCTGAGCCCGAGGGCCCGCAGCGAGGCGGCCACCCGGCCGGAGGCGGAGTCGATCTGGGCGTAGGTCAGTGCGGCGTCACCGGCGTGCACCAGCGGCTTGTCCGGGGTGGCGGTCGCGGACTCTCGCAGGATCGTGACGAAGT
Encoded here:
- a CDS encoding long-chain-fatty-acid--CoA ligase — translated: MSFNFVTILRESATATPDKPLVHAGDAALTYAQIDSASGRVAASLRALGLRPGDKVAVQLPNLPQFLISYFGILKAGLTMVPLNPLLIGPEVAYHLNDSDARILITFERFTETALAGARAAGDVPSYVVSVSGAPPPEGTRSFAELLAAGDTGDIHPTSADDTAVLLYTSGTTGRPKGAELTHFQLYLGCTVAGEIFGMGPDDTGVAVLPLFHVFGLCSVLNVFVRYGASLVLLPRFETEAVVSAIERHHCTTFAGVPTMYVALLQHDTAGRDLTSLRGVICGGASIPGAVIRAFEEKFPGAVILEGYGLSETAATATFNVDAERRKVLSIGRSVWGVEAKVVGDDGVELSRGPGHVGEIVIRGHSVMKGYYKRPADTAQAIRDGWFHTGDLGYQDDEGYFFVVDRLKDLVIRGGYNVYPREVEEVLYEHPDVVEAAVLGRPDDRLGEEVVAFVVLRSGARTRPEQLTAHCRERLAPYKYPRDIRVLPELPKGPTGKILKRVLKRDLSAARA
- a CDS encoding cupin domain-containing protein, giving the protein MPTKPPDPTAGPAPGPAPDGFHGRLHRVTPVGLSSRTAQTEGMRRVEALSGATVGSVDLWMGQTHVAAATLSANHHHGRSETGIYVVRGHPGFVFLDDGEEVRIDTSPGDYIYVPPWVPHREENLDPDEEAVVVIARTTQEAIVVNLPDLRWVGPVATAPVSPARREWHTY
- a CDS encoding CGNR zinc finger domain-containing protein: MNAFDRSAGSLCLDFVATMRDSSDQLVEMLSTPGDLAAWFDLTGLPVPAGGLTAQDLDAAQALRAAVNAVTRALIAGQQPGADDIRLINTTGQHRTPVFFLGATGRSRIAAAEPDTAATFSVIARDTINLLSGADLERVRACSGCAALFFDRSPSGQRRWCSMRRCGEKAASANYRRRLAARS
- a CDS encoding putative leader peptide, with product MGGMLPLCGDVVTGLSPVDTLARFGQSANMTSGLRAAQRRHVDLRRTASALCHVRPPAV